Proteins encoded together in one Epinephelus moara isolate mb chromosome 2, YSFRI_EMoa_1.0, whole genome shotgun sequence window:
- the LOC126408734 gene encoding FH2 domain-containing protein 1-like: MQPGDPPAPPPPPPPPPPPPPPPPPPPPPVPGLPPSLHGPGLSAKGAHRRSKMRNFNWETLPKHSVVGKHNIWTADKTDGEYELDTDHMEELFSHKQDQQQLKAQNRQSLRGLPSTASGGVMVSILNSKRSMNIGIFLKQFKRPVKEIIEEIKSGSSLGFASGKLRELCKLLPDEWEQKQLVDFKGDHSTLPEADLFMLMLVKIPSYEERLSSLVLKEEFFPLMDEMKEFIATMTAAGKELLESDHLHSVIRLVLKTGNYMNAGGYAGSAVGFRMASLLKLADTKANKPGMNLMHYVVMQAQKVDVELLKFTDELKHIEAAARINKGEIEAEFEKQVKKVQDAKADILKEEDLMAQMEDFLKEADACLAEIETDLQELQSVSDSVAEYFCENPDKFKLEECCSIFNSFFEKFKRAMQENKAREVAEMQRRHRERLQIAAKRRSTATCSSRDKELDGVALQSMLQNLLTNRASRRRIGTGRPSSMFGSPTGGSPNNGSLSEITSRANLPPGDEKSGGPIRVKDMGRKEWNSAFELTENPSQKKAQSNIEDNKTKADIPHEEEVKTSRKEDLRNFTNPANRTTSISSSCRSFSATTDDSEEDLQDNNEEEAQRLREASKKVLRFQKSRGSVSSGDHSLENVKSPGPVTTLPRQRTFDEETDRYPGDPTNEDLIRFLLSPQCSSKCNLGRRHTLPTMVSKTEEEEDNLFAKPPLRTPKSAAKEKGTQAAGSAGHHSSKQVFDFTDVSHSFQKSASQDQTSPSAEKKSKPNDSMTNASDRGLGEQNEMGKAMEPTGNHLQKNSENVPPKSTWIKAENPGLFFSFLKRLGDMSKLQSSKETVHKSTDSAV; encoded by the exons ATGCAACCGGGAGATCCACccgctccaccaccaccaccaccaccaccaccaccacctccgcctccaccacctccacctccacctccagtcCCAGGCCTCCCTCCATCCCTACATGGCCCAGGCCTCTCTGCCAAGGGAGCGCACCGGCGCTCCAAGATGCGCAATTTTAACTGGGAAACCCTTCCCAAACACAGTGTGGTAGGAAAGCACAACATCTGGACAGCAGATAAGACTGATGGGGAATATGAGCTGGACACTGATCACATGGAGGAGCTGTTCAGCCACAAGCAGGACCAGCAACAACTCAAGGCCCAGAATCGGCAGAGTCTGAGGGGCCTGCCATCTACTGCTTCAGGAGGGGTGATG GTTTCCATCCTCAACTCCAAGAGGAGCATGAACATTGGAATTTTCCTAAAGCAATTCAAGCG GCCTGTAAAAGAAATAATTGAAGAAATTAAATCAGGAAGTAGTCTCGGTTTTGCTTCTGGAAAACTGAGGGAGCTGTGCAAGCTGCTGCCAGATGAATGGGAG CAGAAGCAGCTGGTCGATTTTAAGGGCGACCACTCCACTCTCCCAGAAGCAGATCTGTTTATGCTAATGCTGGTCAAGATTCCCAG CTATGAGGAGCGTCTCAGCAGTTTGGTGCTCAAAGAGGAATTTTTTCCCCTCATGGATGAAATGAAAGAATTTATTGCCACTATGACAGCAGCTGGAAAAG AGCTGTTGGAGTCGGATCATCTCCATTCTGTCATTCGCCTGGTACTGAAGACTGGGAATTACATGAATGCA GGTGGCTATGCGGGTAGTGCAGTTGGCTTTCGAATGGCTTCTCTGTTGAAGTTAGCAGAcaccaaagcaaacaaacctgGAATGAATCTTATGCATTATGTTGTCATG CAAGCTCAGAAGGTAGATGTGGAACTGCTTAAATTTACAGATGAACTCAAACACATTGAAGCTGCAGCAAG AATTAATAAAGGCGAAATTGAAGCAGAGTTTGAAAAACAGGTAAAGAAAGTTCAAGATGCCAAAGCAGACATCTTGAAGGAGGAAGATCTAATGGCACAGATGGAGGATTTTCTTAAG GAGGCTGATGCCTGCTTGGCAGAAATAGAAACAGATCTTCAGGAATTGCAGTCAGTGAGTGACTCTGTGGCAGAGTACTTCTGTGAAAACCCAGACAAGTTCAAACTGGAGGAGTGCTGCTCCATTTTCAACTCCTTCTTTGAGAAGTTTAAGCGGGCCATGCAG GAAAACAAGGCTCGAGAGGTGGCAGAGATGCAAcggagacacagagaaagattGCAGATTGCTGCTAAGCGCAGGTCCACAGCTACATGCTCCAGTAGAGACAAGGAACTTGATGGAGTTGCATTGCAGTCCATGCTACAGAATCTTCTTACCAATCGTGCCTCTCGGAGGAGAATCGGAACCGGAAGGCCCTCATCCATGTTTGGAAGTCCCACAGGTGGCAGCCCCAACAATGGAAGCCTATCAGAAATTACCTCTCGGGCAAACCTCCCACCTGGTGATGAAAAAAGTGGAGGCCCTATTAGAGTGAAGGACATGGGCAGAAAAGAGTGGAATTCAGCATTTGAACTCACAGAGAACCCTTCACAAAAGAAAGCCCAGTCTAATATCGAGGATAACAAGACAAAAGCTGACATTCCTCATGAAGAAGAGGTGAAAACTTCCAGAAAAGAGGACCTCAGAAATTTTACAAACCCAGCCAATAGGACCACCAGCATTTCTTCCTCCTGTAGATCTTTCTCAGCCACCACTGATGATAGCGAGGAAGATCTACAGGATAATAATGAGGAGGAGGCCCAAAGGTTACGTGAAGCATCCAAAAAAGTTTTGCGCTTTCAGAAGAGCCGTGGCAGTGTCTCATCTGGGGACCATTCTCTGGAAAATGTGAAATCTCCTGGTCCAGTTACCACCTTGCCGCGTCAGCGCACCTTCGATGAAGAGACAGATAGGTATCCTGGAGACCCTACCAATGAGGATTTAATTAGATTTTTGCTCAGTCCTCAGTGCTCCTCAAAATGTAACCTTGGCCGCCGCCATACTCTACCCACCATGGTCTCTAAaactgaggaagaggaagataaTCTGTTTGCTAAGCCTCCACTCAGAACTCCTAAATCtgcagcaaaagaaaaagggaCACAGGCAGCAGGGAGTGCTGGACACCATTCCTCAAAACAAGTGTTTGACTTTACTGATGTATCTCACAGCTTTCAAAAATCTGCTTCACAAGACCAGACTTCTCCATCAGCGGAAAAGAAAAGCAAGCCAAATGATTCTATGACCAATGCTTCCGATCGAGGGCTTGGGGAGCAAAATGAAATGGGCAAGGCAATGGAGCCCACAGGCAACCACTTGCAGAAGAATAGTGAAAATGTTCCCCCTAAGAGTACGTGGATTAAGGCTGAAAACCCTGGACtattttttagctttttaaaacGCCTTGGAGACATGAGCAAACTACAGAGCAGCAAAGAAACTGTCCATAAGAGCACTGATTCTGCTGTATAG